A portion of the Bacteroides faecium genome contains these proteins:
- a CDS encoding class I SAM-dependent rRNA methyltransferase, protein MHKVYLKPGKEESLKRFHPWIFSGAISRFDGEPEEGEVVEVYTSKKEFIAEGHFQIGSIAVRVLSFRQEPIDHDFWKRKLEIAYDMRRGIGIATNPTNNTYRLVHGEGDNLPGLVIDVYAKTAVMQAHSAGMHVDRMAIAEALSEVMGDNIENIYYKSETTLPFKADLFPENGFLKGGSSDNIAQEYGLKFHVDWLKGQKTGFFVDQRENRSLLERYAKDRSVLNMFCYTGGFSFYAMRGGATLVHSVDSSAKAIDLTNKNVELNFPGDPRHEAFAEDAFKYLDRMGDQYDLIVLDPPAFAKHKDALRNALQGYRKLNAKAFEKIKPGGILFTFSCSQVVTKDNFRTAVFTAAAMSGRSVRILHQLTQPADHPVNIYHPEGEYLKGLVLYVE, encoded by the coding sequence ATGCATAAAGTATACCTCAAACCCGGCAAAGAAGAGTCTCTCAAAAGATTTCACCCCTGGATTTTCTCCGGTGCAATCTCCCGTTTCGACGGAGAACCCGAAGAAGGTGAAGTCGTAGAAGTATACACCTCTAAAAAAGAATTTATCGCCGAAGGACATTTCCAAATCGGAAGTATCGCTGTGCGTGTACTCTCTTTCCGCCAAGAACCTATCGACCACGATTTCTGGAAACGCAAACTGGAAATAGCATACGACATGCGCCGAGGTATCGGTATCGCCACCAATCCGACGAACAATACTTACCGTCTCGTACACGGTGAAGGTGACAACCTTCCCGGATTGGTTATCGACGTTTATGCCAAGACCGCTGTCATGCAGGCTCACTCGGCAGGAATGCACGTAGACCGTATGGCAATCGCCGAAGCTTTATCTGAAGTAATGGGGGATAACATTGAAAACATCTATTATAAATCAGAGACAACGCTTCCTTTCAAAGCCGACCTTTTCCCTGAAAACGGTTTCCTGAAAGGCGGAAGCAGTGATAATATCGCGCAAGAATATGGTTTGAAGTTCCATGTAGACTGGCTGAAAGGTCAGAAAACCGGTTTCTTTGTAGACCAGCGTGAAAACCGTTCTTTATTGGAACGCTACGCCAAAGACCGTTCGGTACTGAATATGTTCTGTTACACCGGCGGATTCTCATTCTATGCCATGCGCGGCGGCGCGACGCTCGTCCACTCTGTCGACAGTTCTGCCAAAGCAATTGATTTAACAAACAAGAATGTAGAACTAAACTTCCCCGGCGACCCTCGTCACGAGGCTTTTGCCGAAGACGCATTCAAATACCTCGACCGCATGGGCGACCAGTATGACTTAATCGTTCTTGACCCGCCAGCTTTCGCCAAGCATAAAGATGCTTTGCGCAATGCCCTGCAAGGTTACCGGAAACTGAATGCCAAAGCATTCGAGAAAATCAAGCCGGGCGGCATCTTGTTTACTTTCTCCTGTTCACAGGTAGTAACCAAGGATAATTTCCGTACTGCCGTATTTACCGCAGCCGCCATGTCGGGACGTAGTGTGCGTATCCTGCACCAGCTAACTCAGCCCGCCGACCATCCGGTAAATATCTACCACCCCGAAGGGGAATACCTCAAAGGCCTCGTACTTTACGTAGAATAG
- a CDS encoding DUF5063 domain-containing protein: MEKESQTIFDKNVIEFVTVAAEFCAFLERAERMKRSDFVDTSLKILSLLYLKASMLPKCETIGDEVLETYVTEEIYEILRINIAELMGDKDDYLDVFVQDMVYSDQPIKKSISEDLADIYQDIRDFIFVFQLGLNETMNDSLALCQENFGMLWGQKLVNTLRALHDVKYNQQEEDDEATEGDEEGFYEPSDGDSCCEEDGCHCHDDDCHCHEDGCHCHHEE, from the coding sequence ATGGAAAAAGAAAGCCAAACGATATTTGATAAGAATGTAATTGAGTTCGTAACGGTAGCCGCCGAATTTTGCGCATTTCTCGAACGTGCCGAACGCATGAAGCGTAGCGACTTCGTTGATACATCCCTGAAAATACTTTCCCTGCTCTATCTCAAAGCATCTATGCTCCCGAAATGTGAGACTATCGGGGATGAAGTACTCGAAACGTATGTGACAGAGGAGATCTACGAGATCCTGCGCATCAATATTGCGGAGTTGATGGGCGACAAGGATGATTATCTGGACGTATTCGTACAAGATATGGTTTATAGCGACCAACCCATCAAAAAATCCATTTCGGAAGATTTGGCAGATATCTATCAGGATATCAGAGATTTTATCTTCGTATTCCAACTGGGACTGAACGAAACTATGAACGACTCATTGGCACTCTGCCAGGAGAACTTCGGAATGTTGTGGGGGCAAAAGCTGGTAAACACACTGCGTGCGCTCCACGACGTGAAGTATAACCAACAAGAAGAGGATGACGAGGCGACAGAGGGCGATGAAGAAGGATTTTACGAACCAAGCGATGGCGACAGTTGTTGTGAAGAAGACGGTTGTCATTGCCACGATGACGATTGCCACTGTCACGAAGACGGCTGTCATTGCCACCACGAAGAATAA
- a CDS encoding glycoside hydrolase family 20 protein, with protein MKKSISLLLLSLLMITPSCQKSKEVANEYNIVPKPNQIIPREGRFKLSNKVSLIVPPHAPEVKEIANGLAQQLELTAGISLKEAESADGKPAICFVIEEGMPKEGYKLSVTSDLITLSASQPNGFFYGVQTIFQLLPPAVYGKQTDKKANWSVPAVEIEDAPRFVYRGLMLDVCRHYVPIDYIYKFIDQLAMNKMNTFHWHLTDDQGWRIEIKKYPKLTEIGSKREKTLIDYYFVNYPQVFDGEEHGGYYTQEQIKDVVAYAASKYINVIPEIEMPGHALAALASYPELSCDPTQTYKVSPTWGVFEQVFCPSETTFKFFEGVMDEVVELFPSEYIHIGGDECPKTAWKNSAFCQQLIRQLGLKDDVTPSKVDGVKHSKEDKLQSYFVTRMEKYLNGKGRNIIGWDEILEGGLAPNATVMSWRGVEGGLNAAKAGHNAIMTPMPYAYLDFYQEDPAIAPTTIGGYTTLKKTYSYNPVPDDADELVKKHVIGMQGNIWREYMKTSDRTDYQAFPRAMAIAETGWTLDANKDWKNFCERMVAVFERLEIMDTKPCRNFFEVNVNTHADENGPLMVLLESFYPNAEIRYTTDGSEPSTTSTLYEQPFVLEGNIDLKAAAFKDGKMLGKVTHKPLYGNLLAGKPFTVNYKMGWTGDIFDENDVMGADKTTFGLTNGKRGNGASYNPWSSFAITEGKDLEFTVNLNQPTQVSKVVFGSLFNPAMRMLPAGGVAIEVSADGKEYTQIAEKALQHDYPETGRIAFTDSIEFEPTQATFLKVKIKSGGTLRNGVNFEKNNGPEVIPAELWIDEIEAY; from the coding sequence ATGAAGAAAAGTATTTCTCTTCTTCTTTTGTCTTTGCTAATGATTACCCCCAGTTGTCAAAAGTCAAAAGAAGTGGCGAACGAGTACAACATCGTTCCCAAACCCAATCAAATTATCCCAAGGGAAGGGCGTTTTAAATTAAGCAATAAGGTCAGCCTAATAGTTCCTCCCCATGCGCCCGAAGTAAAAGAAATCGCTAATGGTTTAGCCCAACAACTGGAACTGACAGCAGGCATTTCTCTGAAAGAAGCAGAAAGCGCAGATGGAAAACCGGCAATCTGCTTTGTTATCGAGGAAGGGATGCCGAAGGAAGGCTACAAGCTCTCTGTTACTTCTGACCTCATTACACTCAGCGCTTCCCAACCCAACGGATTTTTCTATGGCGTACAGACCATTTTCCAACTGCTCCCCCCGGCTGTTTATGGAAAACAAACGGATAAAAAAGCAAACTGGTCAGTTCCCGCCGTAGAAATCGAAGACGCTCCGCGCTTTGTTTATCGCGGACTGATGCTGGACGTTTGCCGCCATTACGTACCGATAGATTATATTTATAAGTTCATCGACCAGTTGGCTATGAACAAGATGAATACTTTCCATTGGCATCTGACAGACGACCAGGGATGGAGAATTGAAATCAAGAAATATCCCAAACTGACTGAAATCGGCTCCAAACGTGAAAAGACGTTGATAGATTATTACTTCGTAAACTATCCGCAAGTATTTGACGGAGAAGAGCATGGCGGATATTATACGCAGGAACAAATCAAGGATGTAGTAGCGTATGCTGCAAGCAAATATATTAATGTCATTCCCGAAATAGAAATGCCGGGACATGCATTGGCTGCACTCGCTTCTTATCCTGAACTGTCTTGTGATCCTACACAAACATATAAAGTCTCTCCTACCTGGGGTGTATTCGAGCAAGTATTCTGCCCGAGCGAAACGACTTTCAAGTTCTTCGAAGGAGTGATGGACGAAGTGGTAGAGCTATTCCCCAGCGAATATATCCATATCGGTGGCGACGAATGCCCCAAAACGGCTTGGAAGAACAGTGCTTTCTGCCAGCAGTTAATCCGCCAGTTGGGCTTGAAAGACGACGTGACTCCGAGCAAAGTGGATGGAGTGAAACATAGCAAAGAAGATAAACTGCAAAGTTACTTCGTCACCCGCATGGAAAAATACTTGAATGGCAAAGGACGAAACATTATCGGCTGGGATGAAATCCTGGAAGGCGGACTGGCCCCGAATGCAACCGTTATGTCATGGCGTGGTGTGGAAGGTGGGCTGAATGCCGCCAAAGCCGGTCATAATGCCATTATGACTCCTATGCCCTATGCTTATCTGGACTTCTATCAGGAAGACCCGGCTATCGCCCCGACTACCATCGGCGGATACACTACTTTGAAAAAGACGTATAGCTACAACCCCGTCCCGGATGATGCCGACGAATTAGTGAAGAAACATGTCATCGGCATGCAAGGTAATATTTGGAGAGAATATATGAAAACCTCCGACCGCACGGATTACCAGGCTTTCCCGCGTGCAATGGCTATCGCGGAAACCGGATGGACATTGGATGCCAACAAAGACTGGAAGAATTTCTGCGAACGCATGGTTGCCGTATTTGAGCGTTTGGAAATAATGGATACAAAACCCTGCCGTAACTTCTTTGAAGTAAACGTTAACACGCATGCAGACGAAAACGGTCCGTTAATGGTATTGTTAGAGTCTTTCTATCCGAATGCAGAAATCCGATATACAACAGACGGCAGCGAACCATCTACAACATCCACCCTATATGAACAGCCTTTCGTACTCGAAGGAAACATCGACTTGAAAGCTGCCGCTTTCAAAGACGGGAAAATGCTAGGCAAAGTTACTCACAAGCCGCTATATGGCAATTTATTAGCAGGAAAACCGTTTACTGTCAATTATAAGATGGGATGGACGGGCGATATATTCGACGAAAATGATGTGATGGGAGCAGACAAGACTACTTTCGGTCTGACTAACGGAAAACGAGGAAACGGTGCTTCTTATAATCCTTGGAGCAGCTTCGCCATTACTGAAGGGAAAGATTTAGAATTCACTGTAAATCTGAATCAACCGACCCAAGTAAGCAAGGTCGTCTTCGGTTCTTTGTTCAATCCTGCCATGAGAATGCTTCCCGCCGGTGGGGTTGCCATAGAGGTATCTGCTGACGGTAAAGAATATACCCAGATAGCCGAAAAAGCCCTGCAACACGATTATCCGGAAACAGGAAGAATCGCTTTCACCGATTCTATCGAATTTGAACCGACACAGGCTACTTTCTTGAAAGTTAAGATTAAAAGTGGCGGTACATTGCGCAATGGAGTTAATTTCGAGAAGAACAACGGTCCGGAAGTTATTCCCGCCGAATTGTGGATTGATGAGATTGAGGCTTATTAA
- a CDS encoding 3'-5' exonuclease, translated as MIVRRTIDKDELKELPKTIFPGRIHVIQSEAETEKAVAYLQSQPVIGIDSETRPSFTKGQSHKVALLQISSEECCFLFRLNMTGLTQPLVDLLENPGVIKVGLSLKDDFMMLHKRAPFTQQSCIELQDYVRQFGIQDKSLQKIYAILFKEKISKSQRLSNWEADVLSDGQKQYAATDAWACLNIYNLLQELKQTGNYEIAPEEKKEEHLIESDK; from the coding sequence ATGATTGTAAGAAGAACCATAGATAAAGATGAATTAAAGGAGCTCCCGAAAACTATTTTCCCGGGACGAATCCATGTTATCCAATCGGAAGCAGAAACGGAGAAGGCGGTAGCCTACCTGCAATCCCAACCTGTGATAGGTATCGATAGTGAAACACGCCCTTCCTTCACGAAAGGACAATCGCATAAAGTAGCACTCCTTCAGATTTCTTCCGAGGAATGTTGTTTTTTGTTTCGTCTTAATATGACAGGGTTAACCCAACCATTAGTCGACCTCTTGGAAAATCCGGGCGTGATTAAAGTCGGCCTTTCACTAAAAGATGACTTTATGATGCTGCATAAACGTGCACCTTTCACTCAGCAGAGTTGCATCGAGTTGCAAGATTATGTACGTCAGTTCGGTATCCAGGACAAAAGCCTGCAAAAGATTTACGCAATCCTGTTCAAGGAAAAGATTTCCAAATCACAACGCTTGTCCAATTGGGAAGCCGACGTACTGAGCGACGGACAAAAACAATATGCCGCCACCGATGCCTGGGCTTGTCTCAACATCTATAACCTGCTACAAGAACTGAAGCAGACGGGCAATTATGAAATAGCCCCGGAAGAAAAGAAAGAAGAACATTTAATTGAATCAGATAAATAA
- the trxB gene encoding thioredoxin-disulfide reductase has translation MAEIEKVKCLIIGSGPAGYTAAIYAGRANLCPVLYEGLQPGGQLTTTTDVENFPGYPEGISGPQLMEDLRAQASRFGTDVRFGIATAADLSKAPYKITIDGEKEIEAETLIISTGATAKYLGLEDEKKYAGMGVSACATCDGFFYRKKVVAVVGGGDTACEEAVYLAGLASKVYLIVRKPFLRASKIMQERVEKHEKIEVLFEHNVVGLFGDNGVEGMNLVKRWGESDEERYSLPIDGFFLAIGHKPNSDIFKDYIDTDEVGYIITDGDSPRTKVPGVFAAGDVADPHYRQAITAAGSGCKAAIEAERYLSAKGVI, from the coding sequence ATGGCAGAAATAGAAAAAGTTAAGTGCCTGATTATTGGTTCAGGACCTGCCGGATACACGGCAGCAATTTATGCGGGACGTGCAAATTTGTGTCCGGTGCTTTATGAAGGATTGCAGCCCGGTGGTCAGTTGACTACGACTACGGATGTTGAAAATTTCCCCGGTTATCCGGAGGGTATCAGTGGTCCGCAGTTGATGGAAGATTTGCGGGCGCAAGCGAGCCGTTTCGGGACAGATGTTCGTTTTGGTATTGCTACTGCGGCAGATTTGAGTAAGGCTCCTTATAAAATAACGATTGACGGAGAGAAAGAAATCGAAGCGGAAACATTGATTATCTCTACGGGAGCGACAGCTAAGTATCTGGGGCTGGAAGACGAAAAGAAATATGCCGGAATGGGAGTCAGTGCTTGTGCTACTTGTGACGGTTTCTTCTATCGTAAGAAAGTGGTTGCCGTTGTTGGTGGCGGTGATACGGCTTGTGAAGAAGCGGTTTATCTTGCGGGACTTGCGTCAAAAGTATATCTGATTGTCCGCAAGCCTTTCTTGCGTGCATCGAAGATTATGCAGGAGCGTGTGGAGAAGCATGAAAAGATTGAAGTCTTGTTTGAGCATAATGTAGTAGGCTTGTTTGGCGACAATGGTGTAGAGGGTATGAATCTTGTGAAACGTTGGGGTGAATCGGACGAAGAACGATACAGCCTGCCTATTGATGGTTTTTTCCTGGCTATCGGTCATAAGCCGAATTCTGATATATTCAAGGATTATATCGACACGGATGAAGTGGGTTATATTATTACTGATGGAGATAGTCCTCGTACGAAAGTCCCCGGAGTATTTGCTGCGGGAGATGTAGCCGATCCTCATTATCGCCAGGCTATTACAGCGGCAGGTAGTGGTTGTAAGGCTGCTATCGAAGCTGAACGTTATCTTTCTGCAAAAGGGGTTATTTGA
- a CDS encoding Crp/Fnr family transcriptional regulator → MVKMNMSDIDISEPLSDMLAPLNDEQKEFLMNNYTIQTYKKNETIYCEGETPSHLMCLINGKVKIFKDGVGGRSQIIRMIKPREYFAYRAYFAKEDFVTAAAAFEPSVVCLIPMSAIATLIAQNNDLAMFFIRQLSIDLGISDERTVNLTQKHIRGRLAESLIFLKESYGLEEDGSTLSIYLSREDLANLSNMTTSNAIRTLSQFATERLITIDGRKIKIIEEEKLKKISKIG, encoded by the coding sequence ATGGTAAAAATGAATATGTCAGACATAGATATTTCGGAACCGTTATCCGACATGTTAGCTCCTTTAAATGACGAGCAAAAGGAGTTTCTGATGAACAATTATACGATACAGACCTACAAAAAGAATGAAACCATCTATTGTGAAGGAGAAACACCATCTCATCTGATGTGCCTTATCAACGGCAAAGTCAAAATCTTCAAAGATGGCGTAGGGGGTAGAAGTCAGATTATCCGCATGATTAAACCACGCGAATATTTTGCTTATCGTGCCTATTTTGCCAAAGAGGATTTTGTAACTGCTGCGGCAGCTTTCGAACCTTCTGTTGTCTGTCTGATTCCTATGAGTGCCATTGCTACCCTGATTGCCCAGAACAACGACCTGGCAATGTTCTTTATCCGCCAACTTTCTATCGACCTCGGCATCTCCGACGAACGCACTGTCAACCTGACTCAAAAACATATCCGCGGACGTCTCGCCGAATCCTTGATTTTCCTGAAAGAAAGTTATGGGCTGGAAGAAGACGGCTCAACCCTGAGTATTTACCTGTCACGCGAAGATTTGGCAAATCTTTCGAATATGACTACTTCGAACGCTATCCGCACGCTGTCTCAGTTTGCCACGGAGAGACTGATTACTATCGACGGAAGAAAGATAAAAATCATCGAAGAAGAGAAGCTGAAGAAAATAAGCAAGATTGGATAA
- a CDS encoding LolA-like putative outer membrane lipoprotein chaperone, whose protein sequence is MRKYIFSVLIALLSLPVIAQQQQSQAKVVLDKTAEAFRRAGGVKADFTVKAITNGLAEGAENGTIQLKGEKFVLKTSDIVTWFDGKTQWSYVPKNDEVNVSNPTQEELQQINPYTFLYMYQKGFSYKLGTAKTYQGKAVWEVILTAKDKKQELERITLYVTKDAYEPLYILLQQRGQQTRNEITITSYQTRQNYADSIFVFNRKQYPGAEVIDLR, encoded by the coding sequence ATGAGAAAATACATTTTTAGTGTTTTAATAGCTTTACTGTCATTGCCTGTGATTGCTCAACAACAGCAGTCGCAGGCTAAAGTTGTTCTTGATAAAACAGCCGAAGCATTTCGTAGAGCGGGTGGCGTGAAGGCCGACTTTACGGTGAAAGCTATAACGAACGGTTTGGCGGAAGGAGCGGAAAACGGAACCATTCAATTGAAAGGAGAGAAGTTTGTGCTGAAAACCTCTGATATCGTTACTTGGTTTGACGGAAAGACACAGTGGAGTTATGTGCCGAAGAATGATGAAGTGAATGTCAGCAATCCAACTCAGGAAGAGTTGCAGCAGATTAACCCTTATACATTCCTCTATATGTATCAGAAAGGATTTTCCTATAAGCTGGGAACTGCAAAAACATATCAGGGAAAGGCTGTCTGGGAAGTGATCCTCACGGCAAAGGATAAGAAGCAAGAGTTGGAACGCATTACTCTTTATGTGACGAAGGATGCTTACGAACCTCTGTATATTCTGCTTCAACAACGTGGGCAACAGACGCGTAATGAAATAACCATTACAAGTTATCAGACACGGCAGAATTACGCGGATAGTATTTTTGTTTTCAATAGAAAGCAATATCCGGGTGCAGAGGTTATTGATTTGAGATAA
- a CDS encoding DNA translocase FtsK: protein MAKKKLDKETERTPSSPSKIVAIFKNETVHFVIGLMLVIFSVYLLLAFSSFFFTGAADQSIIDSGNPADLSVVDNHVKNYAGSRGAQLASYLINDCFGISSFFILVFLAVAGLKLMRVRIVRLWKWFIGCTLLLVWFSVFFGFAFMDHYQDSFIYLGGMHGYNVSRWLISQVGVPGVWMILLITAICFFIYISARTVIWLRKLFALNFLKRKKREEVEAAPAGEGDPEFTTSQPQEVEFNLKRTYKQTPPVPVMDIQSEEREEEEDFPVNQPETEESSPLSDESEGVTMVFEPAASDSVVSASKETTEDEEPGFQVEPAASEEEYQGPEMEPYNPTKDLENYRFPTIDLMKHFENDDPTIDMDEQNANKDRIINTLRSFGIEISTIKATVGPTVTLYEITPEQGVRISKIRGLEDDIALSLSADGIRIIAPIPGKGTIGIEVPNKNPKIVSGQSVIGSKKFQESKYDLPIVLGKTITNEVFMFDLCKMPHVLVAGATGQGKSVGLNAIITSLLYKKHPAELKFVLVDPKKVEFSIYSVIENHFLAKLPDGGEPIITDVTKVVQTLNSVCVEMDTRYDLLKMAHVRNVKEYNEKFVNRRLNPEKGHKFMPYIVVVIDEFGDLIMTAGKEVELPIARIAQLARAVGIHMIIATQRPTTNIITGTIKANFPARIAFRVSAMMDSRTILDRPGANRLIGKGDMLFLQGADPVRVQCAFIDTPEVEEITKFIARQQSYPTPFFLPEYVSEDSGSEVGDIDMGRLDPLFEDAARLVVIHQQGSTSLIQRKFAIGYNRAGRIMDQLEKAGIVGPTQGSKARDVLCIDDNDLEMRLNNLQ, encoded by the coding sequence ATGGCAAAGAAGAAATTAGATAAGGAGACGGAGCGTACTCCCTCTTCCCCAAGTAAAATCGTTGCAATATTTAAGAATGAAACTGTTCATTTTGTCATCGGACTGATGCTGGTCATCTTTTCCGTTTACTTATTGTTGGCTTTTTCCTCGTTCTTTTTCACGGGAGCAGCCGACCAAAGTATTATTGACAGCGGAAATCCGGCAGACCTGTCGGTAGTTGACAATCATGTGAAGAACTATGCCGGTTCGCGCGGAGCACAGTTGGCGAGTTATCTGATTAATGACTGTTTTGGCATCTCTTCTTTCTTTATCCTTGTCTTTTTGGCTGTGGCGGGATTGAAGCTGATGCGTGTGCGTATTGTCCGGCTATGGAAATGGTTTATCGGATGTACACTGCTGCTGGTCTGGTTCTCCGTATTCTTCGGATTTGCCTTTATGGATCATTATCAGGATTCTTTTATCTATTTGGGCGGTATGCACGGATACAATGTCAGCCGTTGGCTGATTTCCCAGGTGGGTGTGCCCGGAGTATGGATGATTCTGTTGATAACGGCTATCTGTTTCTTTATATATATCAGTGCGCGTACGGTTATCTGGTTGCGCAAACTTTTCGCGTTGAATTTCTTGAAACGTAAGAAGAGAGAAGAAGTGGAGGCAGCTCCGGCAGGAGAGGGTGATCCGGAATTTACAACCTCTCAACCGCAAGAAGTAGAATTTAACTTGAAACGAACCTATAAGCAGACGCCGCCGGTGCCTGTGATGGATATACAATCTGAAGAGCGTGAAGAAGAGGAAGACTTTCCGGTGAATCAACCGGAAACGGAAGAATCCTCTCCCTTATCTGACGAAAGCGAAGGAGTGACTATGGTGTTTGAACCGGCTGCTTCTGATTCTGTTGTATCAGCTTCGAAGGAAACTACTGAGGACGAAGAACCTGGATTTCAGGTAGAGCCGGCCGCTTCGGAAGAAGAATATCAGGGACCGGAGATGGAGCCTTACAATCCGACCAAGGATTTGGAGAATTATCGTTTCCCTACCATTGACTTGATGAAGCATTTCGAGAATGACGACCCGACGATTGATATGGATGAGCAGAATGCGAATAAAGACCGTATCATCAATACGCTACGTAGCTTCGGTATTGAAATCAGTACGATTAAGGCAACGGTAGGTCCTACGGTCACTCTCTATGAAATCACTCCCGAGCAAGGTGTGCGTATTTCCAAGATTCGCGGATTGGAAGACGATATTGCGCTAAGTCTGTCTGCTGACGGTATCCGTATCATCGCTCCGATACCGGGCAAAGGAACCATAGGTATCGAAGTTCCTAACAAGAATCCGAAAATAGTATCCGGTCAGAGTGTAATCGGTAGCAAGAAATTCCAGGAATCGAAATATGATTTGCCTATTGTATTGGGTAAGACAATTACAAATGAAGTCTTTATGTTCGACCTTTGCAAGATGCCGCACGTGTTGGTGGCAGGTGCGACTGGTCAGGGTAAGTCTGTCGGACTGAACGCGATTATTACGTCTTTATTATACAAGAAGCATCCGGCCGAACTGAAATTTGTTCTGGTCGACCCGAAGAAAGTGGAATTCAGCATTTACTCAGTCATTGAAAATCATTTCCTTGCCAAGCTTCCCGACGGTGGTGAACCGATTATTACAGACGTGACGAAGGTAGTGCAAACCCTGAATTCTGTCTGCGTGGAAATGGATACACGCTATGATCTGTTGAAAATGGCGCATGTGCGTAACGTCAAAGAATATAATGAGAAGTTTGTCAACCGTCGCCTGAATCCGGAGAAGGGGCATAAATTTATGCCGTATATCGTAGTCGTTATTGATGAGTTCGGTGATTTGATTATGACGGCAGGCAAGGAAGTGGAACTCCCGATTGCCCGTATCGCCCAATTGGCGCGTGCTGTCGGTATTCACATGATTATCGCTACGCAGCGTCCGACTACTAATATTATTACAGGTACGATTAAGGCAAACTTCCCGGCCCGTATCGCTTTCCGTGTATCTGCTATGATGGACTCCCGTACTATTCTTGACCGTCCGGGGGCAAACCGTCTGATTGGAAAGGGAGACATGCTTTTCTTGCAGGGAGCTGACCCGGTGCGTGTGCAGTGTGCCTTTATTGATACGCCGGAAGTAGAAGAGATTACGAAGTTTATTGCCCGTCAGCAGAGTTATCCTACTCCGTTCTTCCTGCCCGAATATGTGAGTGAGGATAGCGGTAGTGAAGTGGGGGACATTGATATGGGACGTCTTGATCCGTTGTTCGAAGATGCTGCCCGGTTGGTCGTTATTCATCAGCAAGGTTCCACTTCGTTGATTCAACGTAAATTTGCTATCGGCTATAATCGTGCCGGCCGTATCATGGATCAGCTCGAAAAAGCAGGAATCGTTGGACCTACGCAGGGAAGTAAAGCGCGTGACGTGCTTTGTATCGACGATAATGACCTCGAAATGCGTTTGAACAATTTGCAGTAA